ATAATTCTCTGCCTACTTATTTTCATAAAAATGAAAAATCAGCCTTATAATGATTAATTCAGGCTGATTTTTTACGTTATGAAGCAATCTACTGTTATAGTTGTAACTCCGTTGAATCATTTTTATTCGTTGGTTCGAGCTAAGTTTGTGATGATGTGTGTGATTATTGGGCTTGGTTCTTCAATGGCTAGTGTTCGTTTCCGTTTGACCCTTGGCCGCAACTTACGAATGGCTATCGTTAAGAGTAACGTAATTAAACTTACATAGAATGCAACAAAGAACCACCAAGGACTTATTGTCCACCCTGCAAATTCCTGCAGTGCTTGCAAAGCAGATGGATCAAACATAAAAAATAGCATAATCGGAATATTAATTGAAGCTAACAGAAGTGGCCATGGGTAATTTGAGCCATCCACAGTATAGGTATCACCAAACATCGTCAGCATCAACGTAATGATTGCAAAACCTCCTGTTATAAAAAACGCAATACCATAGGTAGTTACAATAGAGACATTCGTTTTTCGGAAGATTGTAGAAGCCCAAACTCCAATACTTGCAATAACGATCATGGTAAAAACAAACAGACAAAAAGCCATAAAAACTAATGAAGGTGAAATTCCTCCATATAAGAAGACAATGGCATACAACGGTAGAGACAAAATAACAAATAGGAGTAAAAATGCAAGCGACGCAATCATTTTGCTAATAATAATCGTTGCCGAAGATTGATCCGTTGTTAATAAAATGGGCAGAGTTTGTCTCTCCCTCTCAGAACTTATGACACCGGCAGTAAGACCTGGTGTCACAAATATTAACAAGGCTAGTTGGAATAGACATAGCATCATAAAGATGTCCCTGCTTTGAGTTGGCTGAAATGCATGGTTCACTTCGAAGCTCATGTACGCAGCCATATAACCTAAAACCAGCAACCCTAATACGGTTAAATAGGCACTCATACCGATATAACTCTTCACAGAGCGAAACCGTAGTTTGATTTCTTT
The nucleotide sequence above comes from Alkalicoccobacillus plakortidis. Encoded proteins:
- a CDS encoding ABC transporter permease, with amino-acid sequence MKRWLNNPVLTKEIKLRFRSVKSYIGMSAYLTVLGLLVLGYMAAYMSFEVNHAFQPTQSRDIFMMLCLFQLALLIFVTPGLTAGVISSERERQTLPILLTTDQSSATIIISKMIASLAFLLLFVILSLPLYAIVFLYGGISPSLVFMAFCLFVFTMIVIASIGVWASTIFRKTNVSIVTTYGIAFFITGGFAIITLMLTMFGDTYTVDGSNYPWPLLLASINIPIMLFFMFDPSALQALQEFAGWTISPWWFFVAFYVSLITLLLTIAIRKLRPRVKRKRTLAIEEPSPIITHIITNLARTNE